A genomic window from Fundulus heteroclitus isolate FHET01 unplaced genomic scaffold, MU-UCD_Fhet_4.1 scaffold_285, whole genome shotgun sequence includes:
- the LOC118559441 gene encoding uncharacterized protein LOC118559441 translates to MVKKRKIRRVIAKEDLRRCQRQACRKIPQLLDTIQTDPSSLNIRRFYGYFGVYLASIYGHRTGVLTNMTLAEVDEARVDARTADQGFVINVKEHKTNRAFGPAQVYLTVEEFGWLEQWLQIRETLQPSTDLVFFNENYQKIKNLQQHLQSAWAEMGLSGSPTFTDFRTSIATYARDALSPGTRTKVSKTMCHDTATAEKFYAMHQTATQLSELRKRFQEATDPAVSGPGKVAEPVILESSSDEGEGEGPVKKKRRVAPRVGSTSQESPEAQAESTEAQAESTEAQAESTEAQAKSPESQAESQAESQDESQDESQDTQRKRGRQSLSFTPKRSPLMLYRLRERQRRSTPRVFRLRARQRKFQ, encoded by the exons ATGGTCAAAAAGCGCAAGATCAGAAGGGTGATTGCCAAGGAGGACCTCAGGAGGTGTCAGAGGCAGGCGTGCAGGAAAATCCCCCAACTGCTCg ACACCATCCAGACTGACCCCAGCTCACTCAACATACGCCGGTTCTATGGCTACTTTGGCGTATACCTCGCCAGTATATATGGCCATAGAACCGGCGTGTTGACCAATATGACCCTGGCCGAAGTGGACGAGGCGCGGGTTGACGCCAGGACCGCAGACCAGGGCTTTGTCATTAAC GTGAAAGAGCACAAGACAAATCGGGCTTTTGGGCCAGCCCAAGTGTACCTCACAGTGGAGGAGTTTGGATGGCTGGAGCAGTGGCTCCAAATAAGGGAAACCCTTCAGCCATCCACTGACCTGGTATTTTTCAACGAGAACTACCAGAAGATCAAGAACCTACAACAACACCTCCAGAGCGCATGGGCAGAAATGGGGTTATCAGGTTCCCCCACATTTACAGATTTTAGGACCTCGATAGCAACATAT GCTAGAGATGCATTGTCCCCGGGAACCCGGACAAAGGTCAGCAAAACGATGTGCCATGACACCGCCACAGCGGAGAAATTCTACGCAATGCACCAGACAGCTACACAGCTGTCTGAGCTGCGTAAGAGGTTCCAGGAGGCTACGGACCCGGCAGTCTCAGGTCCCGGGAAAGTGGCGGAGCCTGTCATCCTGGAGTCTTCCAGCGATGAGGGAGAAGGCGAGGGTCCTGTGAAGAAGAAGAGG AGAGTAGCACCCAGGGTTGGTTCCACAAGCCAGGAGTCCCCAGAGGCCCAGGCAGAGTCCACGGAGGCCCAGGCAGAGTCCACGGAGGCCCAGGCAGAGTCCACGGAGGCCCAGGCAAAGTCTCCAGAGTCCCAGGCAGAGTCCCAGGCAGAGTCCCAGGATGAGTCCCAGGACGAGTCCCAGGACACACAGAGGAAAAGGGGCCGACAAAGTCTGTCATTCACACCAAAAAGAAGCCCCTTAATGCTATACAGGTTGCGGGAGCGACAGCGGCGGAGCACACCGCGTGTGTTTCGCCTGAGGGCCAGACAAAGAAAGTtccaataa